A section of the Scleropages formosus chromosome 16, fSclFor1.1, whole genome shotgun sequence genome encodes:
- the snai2 gene encoding zinc finger protein SNAI2 — MPRSFLVKKHFNSAKKPNYSELDSPTVFISPYLYKSFSVPAIPQPEVLSSVAYNPITVWTTSSLPLSPLPSDLSPVSGYPSSLGRVSPPPLSDTSSKAPSGSASPVSDGDERLHAKLSETEPHAAEAEKFQCALCNKSYSTYSGLLKHKQLHCDAQARKSFSCKYCEKEYVSLGALKMHIRTHTLPCVCKICGKAFSRPWLLQGHIRTHTGEKPFSCPHCSRAFADRSNLRAHLQTHSDVKKYQCKNCSKTFSRMSLLHKHEESGCCVAH, encoded by the exons ATGCCTCGCTCTTTTCTTgttaagaaacattttaactCAGCTAAGAAGCCTAATTACAGTGAACTGGACAGCCCCACAG TGTTCATTTCGCCGTATCTGTATAAGAGTTTCTCGGTGCCCGCCATCCCCCAGCCGGAGGTGCTGAGCTCGGTGGCGTATAACCCCATCACGGTGTGGACTACCAGCAGCCTGCCACTCTCCCCGCTGCCCAGCGACCTCTCCCCCGTATCCGGATACCCTTCGTCGCTAGGACGCGTCAGTCCGCCGCCGCTTTCTGACACGTCCTCCAAAGCCCCGAGCGGCTCCGCGAGCCCCGTGAGCGATGGAGACGAGCGACTGCACGCGAAGCTGAGCGAAACGGAGCCGCACGCCGCCGAGGCCGAGAAGTTCCAATGCGCGCTGTGCAACAAGTCCTACTCGACCTACTCCGGACTGTTAAAGCATAAGCAGCTGCACTGCGACGCGCAGGCGAGGAAGTCCTTCAGCTGTAAATACTGCGAAAAGGAGTATGTGAGCCTTGGGGCGCTCAAGATGCACATCAGGACCCACACGCTGCCCTGCGTCTGCAAAATCTGCGGAAAAGCCTTTTCCAGACCGTGGCTGCTCCAGGGACACATCCGGACACACACTG GTGAAAAGCCCTTCTCGTGCCCGCACTGTAGCCGAGCTTTTGCAGACAGGTCCAACCTCAGGGCTCACCTACAAACCCATTCTGATGTGAAAAAGTACCAATGCAAGAACTGCTCGAAAACCTTCTCCAGAATGTCCCTTCTGCACAAGCATGAGGAATCTGGCTGCTGTGTAGCACACTGA